DNA sequence from the Paraburkholderia azotifigens genome:
TTGGCTGCATGCCGTCGTTGTCGAGGTGACGTGCAATCTTGGGAGCACCCGCTGACGACGAACCTGCCGCGACGACGCCGCCATAGCTCGCATCGCCGCGTTGCGCTGCCAGGCGCGCTTCGGCCGCCTGTATCTCGGTGGGGTAGTTGACGTCTTCTCCGCGAGACTGGTCGTAGCCCACAGCGCGTAGCTGCGCGAGTTCGTCGCGGACTTGAGCACGGGTCAATCCGGATGTGTCAGTGCCTGCGAACACGGGGCTAGCGACAGTTGCGGCGATAACGAGTGCGGTAAGGAAGCGGGATTTCATGATTCTCTCCAAGAGAAAAAGTGGCGATGGACGAAGAATGCATCAATCCAGCTATAGGGTCTAAGACCAATATCCTATGTTTTCTATAGGAGGGACCAATAGTGGAGCGCAAAGGACGAAAATGGTAGAGCTCTGCGACAGGCAAAGTATCGCGTCGCTTTGCAAACAAGGTTGACTTGAGGCGCTCGCGCTAGTGGTGTGCGTACAGCGGCAGGAAGGGGTCTTTCGCTCGAGGAGAGCCTTCGCTGGAAGGTCTTGGCTCGCCACTTGCCGCGATGGGTTCGGGGCATTTCGGGATGTCAGTGCGCGGTACGGTAAGACTCAACATTTTCGCGAAGTCGTGCGCAGCGGATACGCGCGCCGTCAGGTTGAGCTTCCCGTTGAGACCAAGCAGCGTGTCTGTCGTTTTCAGAATCGAAGTGTGGTCGTACACCGAATGGTCAATGGTGCCGGCCGGAACGAAAGGGGACACCACGATTGCCGGTACTCGTACCCCCAGCCTGTCAAAGTCGAAGTTGTGTGTCTTCAGACGGGTGTTCTCGGCCGACCCGGGCGGTTCGGCAATCGGGGGTGTCACATGGTCAAAGAATCCGCCGTGCTCATCGAAGACGATTAGCAGCACGCTGTTGGGCCAGATGCTCGAGGTGCTGATAGCGTCGTACACCTGCTTGACCAGTGCTTCTCCGTTCCGGACGTCCCCAGCAGGATGCATCGAATTGCCGTTGCGGAAGTCATTCTTCGCATCGTAGGTGGGTTCGATGAAGATGAATTTCTCGGTCAATGAGTTGTTGGCGAGCCGGGAGATGAGGGTATCCATGCCGACAAACCGCTTAAGGAGGTTT
Encoded proteins:
- a CDS encoding DUF4148 domain-containing protein; translated protein: MKSRFLTALVIAATVASPVFAGTDTSGLTRAQVRDELAQLRAVGYDQSRGEDVNYPTEIQAAEARLAAQRGDASYGGVVAAGSSSAGAPKIARHLDNDGMQPIYFGQ